The proteins below come from a single Actinomycetota bacterium genomic window:
- the proB gene encoding glutamate 5-kinase, producing MSDVIVIKLGSSTLVDGQGCLREEVLARRAAEVAGLRAAGMRPVLVSSGAIACGLGTLGFAARPEALPDLQAASAVGQGELFSRYITEFGRHGVPPGQVLLTSADLGHRESYLNARNTLERLVALGAVPVINENDTTATDELTFGDNDVLAAQVAILLRARLLVLLTDRDGLYAPGADGPVRIDEVPAGAALDDIEVADLAGSGRGRGGIASKLAAVAMATGSGTGCVIASGEHDGVIPAAAAGDAVGTRFAPSGRSEGAFKMWLRHAKPTQGRVVVDAGAVRALIDQRTSLLPVGVVACEGAFPAGEAVLVVGPDGREVGKGIADLSAEDIRAVCGMHSEQALALVSGGSAEVIHRDRFVPSVR from the coding sequence ATGAGCGATGTCATCGTCATCAAGCTTGGCTCGTCCACGCTCGTGGACGGGCAGGGGTGCCTGCGCGAGGAGGTCCTCGCGCGCCGCGCGGCCGAGGTTGCGGGCCTGCGTGCCGCGGGCATGCGCCCGGTGCTGGTGTCGAGCGGGGCGATCGCCTGCGGGCTCGGCACCCTGGGGTTCGCGGCGCGCCCCGAGGCGCTCCCCGACCTGCAGGCGGCATCTGCTGTGGGGCAGGGTGAGCTCTTCTCGCGTTACATCACCGAATTCGGGCGTCACGGCGTGCCGCCGGGCCAGGTGCTGCTCACCTCGGCCGACCTCGGGCACAGGGAGTCGTACCTGAACGCCCGCAATACGCTCGAGCGCCTGGTGGCGCTGGGTGCCGTGCCGGTGATCAACGAGAACGACACCACCGCCACAGACGAGCTCACCTTCGGCGACAACGACGTGCTGGCCGCGCAGGTGGCGATCCTGCTGCGCGCGCGGCTGCTGGTGCTGCTCACCGACCGCGACGGGCTCTATGCGCCCGGCGCAGACGGGCCGGTGCGCATCGACGAGGTTCCCGCGGGCGCTGCCCTCGACGACATCGAGGTGGCCGACCTGGCGGGATCCGGGCGTGGGCGGGGCGGAATCGCCAGCAAGCTCGCCGCCGTGGCCATGGCCACCGGCAGCGGCACCGGCTGCGTGATCGCCAGCGGCGAGCACGACGGAGTCATTCCCGCCGCGGCTGCGGGGGACGCCGTGGGCACGCGCTTCGCGCCGTCGGGCCGTTCAGAGGGTGCCTTCAAGATGTGGTTGCGCCACGCCAAGCCGACCCAGGGCCGCGTGGTGGTGGACGCCGGCGCCGTGCGCGCGCTCATCGACCAGCGGACCTCCCTGCTGCCGGTGGGCGTGGTGGCGTGCGAGGGGGCGTTTCCGGCCGGCGAGGCCGTGCTGGTGGTGGGTCCGGATGGCCGCGAGGTGGGCAAGGGCATCGCCGACCTGTCTGCCGAGGATATCCGCGCCGTTTGCGGCATGCACTCCGAGCAGGCCCTCGCGCTGGTCTCGGGCGGGTCGGCAGAGGTGATCCATCGCGACCGCTTCGTGCCGTCGGTGCGATAG
- a CDS encoding 50S ribosomal protein L27, whose protein sequence is MAHKKGGGSSRNGRDSNSKRLGVKVFAGEVVPAGSIIVRQRGTVFKPGHGAGLGRDHTIFATVSGRVEFSNGNKGRFVSVHPVEAPAG, encoded by the coding sequence ATGGCTCACAAGAAGGGTGGCGGCTCGAGCCGCAACGGTCGGGACTCCAACTCCAAGCGCCTCGGCGTGAAGGTGTTCGCGGGCGAGGTGGTCCCGGCGGGCTCCATCATCGTGCGCCAGCGCGGCACGGTGTTCAAGCCGGGCCACGGCGCCGGCCTCGGTCGCGACCACACGATCTTCGCCACGGTCTCCGGCCGCGTGGAGTTCAGCAACGGCAACAAGGGCCGGTTCGTGTCGGTGCATCCCGTGGAGGCCCCGGCGGGCTGA
- the rplU gene encoding 50S ribosomal protein L21: MDVERDVADYAVIALGGKQYRVREGERIVVDRVAAEPGDTISPRVLATGGADGISDGGAVTAEVEEHVLGPKITVFTYRAKKDSKRKMGHRSRLSRVRITGIGG, from the coding sequence ATGGACGTGGAGAGAGACGTGGCTGATTACGCCGTCATCGCCCTCGGGGGCAAGCAATACAGGGTGCGCGAGGGTGAGCGCATCGTCGTTGACCGCGTAGCCGCGGAGCCCGGCGACACCATCTCGCCCAGGGTCCTCGCCACGGGTGGTGCCGACGGCATCAGCGACGGCGGCGCGGTCACCGCGGAGGTCGAGGAGCACGTGCTCGGCCCCAAGATCACCGTGTTCACCTACCGTGCCAAGAAGGACAGCAAGCGCAAGATGGGCCACCGCTCGCGCCTCTCGCGCGTGCGCATCACCGGGATCGGGGGCTAG
- a CDS encoding Rne/Rng family ribonuclease, with protein sequence MPRHPPRRARGPGAGRARRHHRRPGVRARRHRRGIAGGDHRRHHPGPRVAQGAGCAAVPPAARRRAPQHRVHRRAGVRRGGGAQLVSRRLGLAVGHGRPVGIGGWASAERPPCPGSRRGSRQRPCHRCRRPWRVTRGPRSAVARARRHRLGGDGGPRRRDRAHLASDGRGQPPRRCAKRAQVAARPRPEGTQGEGLIKQILVSVDRAETRVAIVEDGRVAEVQIERRGKASVVGHIWKGRVESVLAGMEAAFIEVGIGKNGFLHVDDVVAVGVPKRKRLIADLLRKGDQIIVQAVKDPMGTKGARLTMQLSLAGRFLVYVPFGDGIGISKRLDDDERHRLRDICKRLPTDGGGIIVRTAAAGASAQELARDLASLNLLWKAIRERADKVETPALLYSEADSSLKVIRDILNETVDEVLVDDPRQHERITGFLRRTSPEMADRVRLYDGDRPLLEAHGVDAAIRSTLSRRVPLASGGSLVIDDTEAMTVIDVNSGKNVGRGNTQLEATITRTNLEAAEEVVRQLRLRDIGGIIVIDFIDMDDAKNRRAVTTALNDALAADRSRTFVVEISPLGLVQMTRQNISDGAREIMTRACPTCGGQGFVVSAETHAIDAERQIRLLIGASPESPVSVAVHPEVADFLQSDGNAALSEIEDDLGVSIALERDGSMAPGSARVAGATAKSSASGRARARNRSKAAAEAPAEAAAE encoded by the coding sequence CTGCCCCGACACCCGCCGCGGCGCGCGCGAGGCCCAGGTGCTGGCCGAGCCCGACGTCACCATCGGCGACCTGGTGTTCGCGCCCGACGCCACCGGCGAGGCATCGCTGGGGGCGATCACCGACGGCATCATCCGGGCCCTCGGGTCGCACAAGGTGCCGGCTGCGCGGCGGTACCCCCCGCTGCGCGACGCCGTGCGCCGCAGCATCGTGTCCACCGCCGCGCGGGAGTCCGCCGTGGCGGGGGCGCTCAACTGGTTTCCCGGCGCCTCGGCCTCGCAGTTGGCCATGGTCGTCCAGTCGGGATCGGCGGATGGGCATCAGCTGAGCGCCCGCCGTGTCCCGGAAGTCGCCGCGGCAGTCGCCAGCGGCCTTGTCATCGCTGCCGTCGCCCGTGGCGCGTCACGCGTGGTCCCCGCTCCGCGGTGGCTCGTGCGCGGCGCCATCGCCTGGGGGGCGACGGTGGCCCTCGCCGCCGCGACCGAGCGCATCTCGCATCAGATGGGAGAGGACAACCTCCCCGCCGATGCGCGAAGCGCGCTCAGGTCGCTGCTCGCCCGCGTCCGGAAGGGACGCAAGGAGAAGGACTGATCAAACAGATCCTGGTTTCCGTGGATCGCGCCGAGACGCGCGTGGCCATCGTGGAGGATGGCCGCGTCGCGGAGGTGCAGATCGAACGACGTGGCAAGGCCTCCGTGGTGGGGCACATCTGGAAGGGCCGCGTGGAGTCGGTGCTCGCTGGCATGGAGGCCGCCTTCATCGAGGTGGGCATCGGCAAGAACGGCTTCCTGCACGTGGACGACGTGGTCGCCGTGGGCGTGCCCAAGCGCAAGCGGCTGATCGCGGACCTCCTCAGGAAGGGTGACCAGATCATCGTGCAGGCCGTGAAGGACCCCATGGGCACCAAGGGGGCCCGGCTCACGATGCAGCTGTCGCTGGCCGGACGGTTCCTGGTGTACGTGCCCTTCGGCGACGGCATCGGCATCAGCAAGCGGCTCGACGACGACGAGCGGCACCGCCTGCGCGACATCTGCAAGCGCCTGCCCACCGACGGCGGGGGCATCATCGTGCGCACCGCCGCCGCCGGCGCCTCGGCGCAGGAGCTCGCGCGCGACCTGGCGTCGCTTAACCTGCTGTGGAAGGCCATCCGCGAGCGCGCCGATAAGGTGGAAACCCCAGCCTTGCTCTACAGCGAGGCCGACTCGTCGCTCAAGGTCATCCGGGACATTCTCAACGAGACCGTGGACGAGGTGCTGGTGGACGACCCGCGCCAGCACGAGCGCATCACCGGGTTCCTGCGCCGCACGTCGCCTGAGATGGCCGACCGGGTGCGCCTGTACGACGGCGACAGGCCCCTGCTCGAGGCCCACGGGGTGGACGCCGCCATCCGGTCGACGCTGAGCCGGCGCGTTCCGCTGGCGTCGGGCGGTTCGCTGGTGATCGACGATACCGAGGCCATGACGGTGATCGACGTCAACTCGGGCAAGAACGTGGGCCGCGGAAACACGCAGCTCGAGGCCACCATCACCCGCACCAACCTCGAGGCGGCCGAGGAGGTCGTGCGCCAGCTCCGGCTGCGCGACATCGGCGGCATCATCGTCATCGACTTCATCGACATGGACGACGCCAAGAACCGGCGGGCGGTGACCACGGCGCTCAACGACGCCTTGGCAGCCGACCGCAGCCGCACTTTCGTGGTGGAGATCTCGCCGCTGGGACTGGTACAGATGACGCGGCAGAACATCAGCGACGGCGCGCGGGAGATCATGACCCGCGCCTGCCCCACCTGCGGGGGCCAGGGCTTCGTGGTGAGCGCCGAGACGCACGCCATCGACGCCGAGCGGCAGATCCGCCTGCTCATCGGCGCATCGCCCGAGTCACCCGTGAGCGTGGCCGTGCACCCGGAGGTGGCCGACTTCCTGCAGTCCGACGGCAACGCCGCCCTGTCGGAGATCGAGGATGACCTCGGCGTGTCCATCGCCCTCGAGCGCGATGGTTCGATGGCGCCGGGATCGGCGCGAGTGGCAGGCGCCACGGCCAAGTCTTCGGCATCGGGACGCGCCCGCGCCCGCAACCGGTCGAAGGCCGCCGCCGAGGCACCGGCGGAGGCCGCCGCCGAGTAG
- the rodA gene encoding rod shape-determining protein RodA produces the protein MATFPGQVEGGSTRARTQSALAGLDWWLLGSAVAVSGFGVYVVKIATEGDIPSDPGFFFTRQVAYTLIGLVALFFTLRLDLERLSRYAWTLYAMLIAAVGIVLVLGSSARGSTRWIELGPLRLQPSELGKVVIAFVLAVIVVERIRTMDPARLSLLVGAIAAVPAAIVFLQPDLGTALVYAAITITILWVAGQPITHFIVAGAVVVALVALVLYVLPAAGVNVLRPYQVDRLTAFVDSGADRSETGYQLEQSKVAIGSGGAFGKGPAGATQTINDFLPEHHTDFVFAVVAEMFGFLGAGLLIALYFVIIWRCLVIMRNAHSELDRLMAAGLTAMLAFEVFVNIGMNVGIMPITGIPLPFMSYGGSHTLTNLVAVGVLLRIGRRGRELGPRTK, from the coding sequence ATGGCCACGTTCCCGGGCCAGGTGGAGGGCGGGTCCACGCGCGCACGCACGCAGTCGGCGCTGGCCGGGCTCGACTGGTGGCTGCTCGGAAGCGCCGTGGCCGTGTCGGGCTTCGGGGTGTATGTGGTGAAGATCGCCACCGAGGGGGACATCCCATCCGATCCCGGCTTCTTCTTCACCCGGCAGGTGGCCTACACGCTCATCGGGCTGGTGGCGCTGTTCTTCACGCTCAGGCTCGACCTGGAGCGCCTGTCGCGGTACGCGTGGACCCTCTACGCCATGCTCATCGCCGCCGTGGGCATCGTGCTGGTACTCGGGTCGTCGGCGCGCGGATCCACCCGCTGGATCGAGCTCGGGCCATTGCGCCTGCAGCCGTCCGAGCTCGGCAAGGTGGTGATCGCCTTCGTGCTGGCGGTGATCGTGGTGGAGCGCATACGCACGATGGACCCCGCGCGGCTCTCGCTGCTGGTGGGTGCCATCGCTGCGGTGCCCGCCGCGATCGTGTTCCTGCAGCCCGACCTCGGCACCGCACTGGTGTACGCCGCCATCACCATCACCATCCTGTGGGTTGCCGGGCAGCCCATCACGCACTTCATCGTCGCGGGCGCCGTGGTGGTGGCCCTGGTGGCCCTGGTGCTGTACGTGCTGCCGGCGGCCGGCGTGAACGTGCTCAGGCCGTACCAGGTCGATCGCCTCACGGCGTTCGTGGACTCCGGCGCCGATCGCTCGGAGACCGGCTACCAGCTGGAGCAGAGCAAGGTGGCCATCGGATCGGGCGGGGCGTTCGGCAAGGGCCCTGCGGGCGCGACGCAGACCATCAACGACTTCCTGCCGGAACACCACACCGACTTCGTCTTCGCCGTGGTGGCCGAGATGTTCGGGTTCCTGGGCGCCGGCCTGCTCATCGCCCTCTACTTCGTGATCATCTGGCGGTGCCTGGTAATCATGCGAAATGCGCACTCCGAGCTCGACCGGCTCATGGCGGCCGGGCTCACGGCGATGCTGGCGTTCGAGGTGTTCGTTAACATCGGCATGAACGTGGGGATCATGCCGATCACGGGAATCCCGCTGCCATTCATGTCGTACGGCGGAAGCCACACGCTGACCAACCTCGTCGCCGTCGGCGTGCTCCTTCGCATCGGCCGTCGCGGGCGGGAACTCGGGCCGAGGACGAAGTAG
- the mrdA gene encoding penicillin-binding protein 2, whose translation MSTVTPRSPDLPPGDEPRPPRRRKRRPPRPLLRMASFTVGILVLFGVLVARLWFLQVIGGGDYQERAEANRLRTVITEAPRGAITDRNGAPLVTSREVLNLVAEPRQLAGAERSGALRRLSVALGHPPGYFGARVTKAAETRPFEAVVLEEDTTPELQAYVEERRAQLPGISLQAAYVRDYPEGSLAAHVLGYTGPIPAEAADDYRNRGYLGNETVGRAGMESEYEQYLRGIAGREQVEVDARGEVVGRGILSQSPPRPGQTLRLSIDLKVQKALEAALRDEVRGSGTSTGAAGVAIDPKTGAVLALASYPTFDPDVFQSGTPREVRRVLTSPSRPLLDRAIGGEYPAASTFKAITATAALQSGLYAPGEIIESPGSVVLYKTRFKGFNETDHGKIGISEALEVSSDTFFYEVGDRSYRVRGWPLQEWSRKFGLGRPTGLDTSEGESSGLVPDLAYKRRTCDRKVDPINCSWRPGDSINMSIGQGNVLVTPIQMAVAYAAIANGGTVVTPTLGRAVVDADGRVLRDLLSARATRPLGISAQNLQLIRTGLRRAANGDGGTATPVFGALPEQFRVAGKTGTAENPSGVDHAWYVGYAPADDPSILVAVVVERGGQGANSAAPVVCRTIGASLGFGTDACGTGAKVN comes from the coding sequence GTGAGCACCGTCACCCCGCGATCGCCAGACCTCCCGCCCGGCGACGAGCCGCGCCCGCCGCGCCGTCGCAAGCGGCGCCCGCCGCGGCCGCTGCTGCGCATGGCGTCGTTCACCGTGGGCATCCTGGTGCTCTTCGGCGTGCTGGTGGCGCGCCTGTGGTTCCTGCAGGTGATCGGCGGGGGCGACTACCAGGAGCGCGCCGAGGCCAACCGCCTGCGCACGGTCATCACCGAGGCCCCTCGCGGGGCGATCACCGACCGCAATGGCGCCCCGCTCGTGACCAGCCGCGAGGTGCTCAACCTCGTGGCCGAGCCGCGGCAGCTGGCCGGTGCCGAGCGCAGCGGCGCGCTTCGCCGACTGTCGGTGGCGCTCGGGCATCCCCCCGGGTACTTCGGCGCGAGGGTGACGAAGGCCGCCGAGACCCGGCCGTTCGAGGCCGTGGTGCTCGAGGAGGACACCACGCCTGAGCTGCAGGCCTACGTGGAGGAGCGTCGCGCGCAGCTCCCCGGCATCAGCCTGCAGGCCGCGTACGTGCGCGACTACCCCGAGGGGAGCCTCGCCGCGCACGTGCTCGGCTATACGGGGCCGATCCCCGCCGAGGCGGCTGACGACTACCGCAACCGCGGCTACCTCGGCAACGAGACCGTGGGGCGCGCCGGGATGGAATCCGAGTACGAGCAGTACCTGCGCGGCATCGCGGGGCGCGAGCAGGTGGAGGTCGACGCCCGCGGCGAGGTGGTTGGACGGGGGATCCTCTCGCAGAGCCCTCCGCGTCCGGGGCAGACGCTGCGCCTCTCGATCGACCTGAAGGTGCAGAAGGCGCTCGAGGCCGCCCTGCGCGATGAGGTACGTGGTTCGGGCACGTCCACGGGTGCCGCGGGCGTGGCCATCGACCCCAAGACCGGCGCCGTGCTCGCCCTGGCCTCGTACCCCACGTTCGACCCCGACGTCTTCCAGTCGGGCACCCCGCGCGAGGTTCGGCGTGTGCTCACCAGCCCCAGCCGGCCGCTGCTCGATCGCGCCATCGGCGGCGAGTACCCCGCGGCATCCACCTTCAAGGCCATCACCGCCACCGCGGCACTGCAGAGCGGGCTGTACGCGCCGGGCGAGATCATCGAGTCGCCGGGGTCGGTGGTGCTCTACAAGACCCGCTTCAAGGGCTTCAACGAGACCGATCACGGGAAGATCGGCATCTCGGAGGCGCTTGAGGTCTCGAGCGACACCTTCTTCTATGAGGTGGGCGATCGCTCCTACCGCGTGCGCGGCTGGCCGCTGCAGGAGTGGTCGCGCAAGTTCGGCCTGGGGCGGCCGACGGGCCTCGACACCAGCGAGGGCGAGAGCTCCGGCCTGGTGCCCGATCTCGCCTACAAGCGTCGCACGTGCGACCGCAAGGTCGATCCCATCAACTGCTCATGGCGCCCCGGTGACTCCATCAACATGTCAATCGGCCAGGGCAACGTGCTCGTGACCCCCATCCAGATGGCCGTGGCGTATGCCGCCATCGCCAATGGGGGCACCGTCGTCACGCCCACCCTTGGGCGCGCCGTGGTGGACGCCGACGGGCGCGTGCTGCGCGATCTGCTGAGCGCGCGCGCCACCCGGCCACTCGGGATCTCCGCGCAGAACCTGCAACTCATCCGCACGGGGCTGCGCCGGGCGGCGAACGGCGACGGCGGCACTGCCACCCCGGTCTTCGGGGCGTTGCCCGAGCAGTTCCGGGTGGCGGGCAAGACGGGCACCGCCGAGAACCCGAGCGGCGTGGACCACGCGTGGTACGTGGGGTACGCGCCGGCGGATGACCCGTCGATCCTCGTGGCCGTGGTGGTGGAGCGCGGTGGCCAGGGCGCCAACTCGGCGGCGCCGGTGGTGTGCCGCACCATCGGCGCGTCCCTCGGGTTCGGCACTGACGCCTGCGGCACCGGGGCGAAGGTCAACTGA
- the mreD gene encoding rod shape-determining protein MreD: protein MTEQITGDIPAARPLPVGRIRSLPQRPDHLGRVAIMAVVAVLLQITLMPHLTVADGAPDICIALVVIVAVLRGPFVGVVLGFACGLAVELTTPVGTLGVLALLYLAAGYWCGRFVDRPEAESLGLPVALVMAASAFVQVGYAVFQLLLGTEFVVSAVAVQVIVPSILLTGLLSFPLLLVVRRLLGAPVDVEPGMLRS, encoded by the coding sequence ATGACCGAGCAGATCACGGGCGACATCCCGGCCGCCCGCCCGCTCCCCGTCGGGCGCATCCGCAGCCTGCCGCAGCGGCCCGACCACCTGGGCCGCGTGGCGATCATGGCGGTGGTCGCCGTGCTGCTGCAGATCACCCTCATGCCACACCTCACGGTCGCAGACGGCGCGCCGGACATCTGCATCGCCCTCGTGGTGATCGTGGCGGTGTTGCGCGGGCCCTTCGTGGGCGTGGTCCTGGGCTTCGCGTGCGGGCTCGCGGTCGAGCTCACCACCCCCGTGGGCACGCTCGGCGTGCTGGCCCTCCTCTACCTGGCGGCCGGGTACTGGTGCGGGCGCTTCGTCGACCGGCCCGAGGCGGAGAGCCTCGGGCTGCCCGTGGCGCTGGTGATGGCGGCCTCAGCGTTCGTGCAGGTGGGCTACGCGGTGTTTCAGCTGCTGCTCGGCACCGAGTTCGTGGTGTCGGCCGTGGCCGTGCAGGTGATCGTGCCCTCGATCCTGCTCACGGGCCTGCTGTCGTTCCCGCTGCTGCTCGTCGTGCGGCGACTGCTCGGGGCCCCGGTGGACGTCGAGCCGGGAATGCTTCGCTCGTGA
- a CDS encoding rod shape-determining protein MreC: MPRSPRRNGLDRRRTIIRRSVIGALVAVCLILFTVYFREGGDGPAHGTQRLAGTVVAPLQSVGSRIVEPFTGAWDWVTGLFDARSENERLTEENAALRAQVLAAADQAAEVARLRALLRITDDVPGGYKPVVASIIGRSPTNWYSRARIDAGTNDGVVVNSPVVAASAPGSSLVGVITSASGGSSVVTFITDSSTRVGATVDGSGGALGVLRPTVGGQLMLDNVPRDFRVRDGAVVRTAGFVADLRLPSVFPRGIPIGQVAGAGSQPVDTFLTIQVTPFADVRALASVAVLTPQSPAARRRAKG; the protein is encoded by the coding sequence ATTCCCCGATCCCCGCGCAGGAACGGCCTGGACAGGCGACGGACGATCATCCGCCGCAGCGTCATCGGCGCGCTCGTGGCCGTGTGCCTGATCCTCTTCACGGTGTACTTCCGGGAGGGCGGGGACGGCCCGGCGCACGGCACGCAGCGGCTGGCGGGCACCGTGGTGGCGCCGCTGCAGTCCGTGGGCAGCCGCATCGTGGAGCCCTTCACGGGCGCCTGGGACTGGGTGACCGGGCTCTTCGACGCCCGCAGCGAGAACGAGCGGCTCACGGAGGAGAACGCCGCGCTTCGCGCCCAGGTGCTGGCGGCCGCCGACCAGGCGGCCGAGGTGGCGCGCCTTCGCGCGCTGCTGCGCATCACCGACGACGTGCCGGGCGGCTACAAGCCCGTGGTGGCGTCCATCATCGGGCGCTCCCCCACCAACTGGTACTCGCGTGCGCGCATCGACGCGGGCACGAATGACGGCGTGGTGGTGAACAGCCCCGTGGTGGCCGCGTCGGCACCCGGCTCGTCGCTGGTCGGCGTGATCACGTCCGCCTCGGGGGGCAGCAGCGTCGTCACGTTCATCACCGACTCGTCCACGCGCGTGGGCGCGACCGTCGATGGATCGGGCGGCGCGCTGGGCGTGCTGCGGCCCACGGTGGGCGGCCAGCTGATGCTCGACAACGTGCCGCGCGACTTCCGCGTGCGCGACGGCGCCGTGGTGCGCACCGCCGGGTTCGTGGCCGACCTGCGCCTGCCGTCGGTCTTCCCCCGCGGCATACCGATCGGGCAGGTGGCCGGCGCCGGGTCGCAGCCGGTGGACACCTTCCTCACCATCCAGGTGACGCCCTTCGCCGACGTGCGCGCGCTGGCGTCCGTGGCCGTGCTCACGCCGCAGTCGCCGGCGGCCCGGCGCCGCGCCAAGGGCTGA
- a CDS encoding rod shape-determining protein, protein MSYLSGLGGRDMAVDLGTANTLVYVKGRGIVLSEPSVVAIDQRTGDVHAVGIEAKRMLGRTPGNITAIRPLKDGVIADFDVTETMLRHFIQKVHQNRWAHPRVVVCVPSGVTGVEKRAVEEATLSAGARQAYLIEEPMAAAIGAGLPVGEPTGNMIVDIGGGTTEVAVISLGGIVVAQSIRVGGDELDEAIVNYVKREQKLMIGSQTAEELKLEIGTAFALKDEVEAEIRGRDMISGLPKTVVLSSAQVRQALEEPVSQIVDAVKATLDRTPPELASDIMDRGIVLAGGGSLLGGLDERLRDETEMPIHLADSPLTCVAVGSGRSLEEFEVMRRSSQSARRGRRSRY, encoded by the coding sequence ATGAGCTACCTCAGCGGGTTAGGCGGCCGCGACATGGCCGTGGACCTCGGCACCGCCAACACCCTGGTGTACGTCAAGGGTCGCGGCATCGTGCTGTCGGAGCCGTCGGTGGTGGCCATCGACCAACGCACGGGCGACGTGCATGCCGTGGGCATCGAGGCCAAGCGCATGCTCGGCCGCACCCCCGGCAACATCACCGCCATCCGCCCGTTGAAGGACGGCGTGATCGCCGACTTCGACGTGACCGAGACCATGCTGCGCCACTTCATCCAGAAGGTGCACCAGAACAGGTGGGCGCACCCCCGCGTGGTTGTGTGCGTGCCGTCCGGGGTCACCGGCGTGGAGAAGCGGGCGGTCGAGGAGGCCACGCTCTCTGCCGGCGCGCGCCAGGCATACCTCATCGAGGAGCCCATGGCGGCGGCCATCGGCGCGGGGCTGCCCGTGGGCGAGCCCACAGGCAACATGATCGTGGATATCGGTGGCGGCACCACCGAGGTGGCCGTCATCTCGTTGGGCGGCATCGTGGTGGCGCAGTCCATCCGCGTAGGGGGCGATGAGCTTGATGAGGCCATCGTCAACTACGTGAAGCGCGAGCAGAAGCTGATGATCGGCTCGCAGACCGCCGAGGAGCTCAAGCTCGAGATCGGCACCGCCTTCGCGCTGAAGGACGAGGTGGAGGCCGAGATCCGCGGGCGCGACATGATAAGCGGCCTTCCCAAGACGGTGGTGCTGTCATCCGCGCAGGTGCGCCAGGCGCTCGAGGAGCCGGTGTCGCAGATCGTGGACGCCGTGAAGGCCACCCTCGACCGCACGCCGCCCGAGCTGGCGTCCGACATCATGGACCGCGGCATCGTGCTCGCCGGCGGCGGGTCGCTGCTCGGCGGCCTCGACGAGCGCCTGCGGGACGAGACCGAGATGCCCATCCACCTGGCCGACAGCCCGCTCACGTGCGTGGCCGTGGGCTCGGGGCGCTCCCTCGAGGAGTTCGAGGTCATGCGCCGGTCGTCGCAGAGCGCGCGCCGCGGGCGCCGCAGCCGCTACTGA
- the maf gene encoding septum formation protein Maf, producing the protein MIILASRSPQRRALLGSLGVPFRVVASGEPEQSDEALPAADRVMAHARGKAREVAGRVGVPEGGAVLGVDTEVVLGGRALGKAADPAEARAMLRALSGRVHEVMTGVVLVTARGEREALAAAAVRFRDIDDGLMDWYLDQGEWQGRAGAYAMQGAGAALVREITGDPSAIVGLPVGDVSSLLRAEGLFLP; encoded by the coding sequence CTGATCATCCTGGCCTCGCGGTCCCCCCAGCGAAGGGCCCTGCTGGGGTCGCTCGGCGTACCGTTCCGCGTCGTGGCATCCGGGGAGCCGGAGCAGAGCGATGAGGCGCTGCCCGCGGCCGATCGCGTGATGGCGCACGCGCGGGGCAAGGCGCGCGAGGTGGCGGGCCGGGTGGGCGTGCCCGAGGGCGGCGCGGTGCTCGGCGTGGACACCGAGGTGGTGCTGGGTGGCCGCGCGCTGGGCAAGGCCGCGGACCCCGCCGAGGCCCGCGCCATGCTGCGGGCGCTGTCGGGGCGCGTCCATGAGGTGATGACCGGCGTGGTGCTGGTGACGGCGCGCGGGGAGCGCGAGGCGCTTGCCGCCGCCGCCGTGCGGTTCCGCGACATCGACGATGGCCTGATGGACTGGTACCTCGACCAAGGCGAGTGGCAGGGGCGGGCGGGCGCCTATGCCATGCAGGGCGCGGGGGCGGCACTGGTCCGGGAGATCACGGGTGACCCGAGCGCGATCGTCGGCCTTCCGGTGGGCGATGTGTCCTCGCTGCTGCGCGCAGAGGGCCTGTTTCTGCCCTGA
- a CDS encoding nucleoside-diphosphate kinase, giving the protein MTERTFVMIKPDAVARGLSGEILARFERRGFAVLGLKKCVMARDAADEHYAEHRDKPFFAELVEFITSGPVVMMCIEGEGAILACRTMMGATNPQDAAPGTIRGDYALEVGQNVIHGSDGPESAVRELGIHFSESEIIG; this is encoded by the coding sequence ATGACCGAGCGCACCTTCGTGATGATCAAGCCCGACGCCGTGGCGCGGGGCCTGTCGGGGGAGATCCTCGCCCGATTCGAGCGCCGGGGATTCGCGGTGCTCGGACTCAAGAAGTGCGTGATGGCGCGCGACGCCGCCGACGAACACTACGCGGAGCACCGCGACAAGCCGTTCTTCGCCGAGCTCGTCGAGTTCATCACCTCTGGCCCGGTGGTGATGATGTGCATCGAGGGCGAGGGCGCCATCCTGGCGTGCCGCACCATGATGGGCGCCACCAACCCGCAGGACGCCGCCCCGGGCACCATCCGCGGCGACTACGCGCTCGAGGTGGGCCAGAACGTCATCCACGGGTCGGATGGCCCCGAGTCGGCCGTTCGTGAGCTGGGCATCCACTTCTCCGAGTCGGAGATCATCGGCTGA